The genomic region TGGAAAAATCCTTCAATCTGCTCTCATTGACCAATTTCCAGTCTTTATCCAGATTTATCAGACAGAGGCAGTTGTTGCAATAACCAGGAAATCGTAAAATTGCAGCTGTTTCTTTCAATTTCCTCCTAGATTTGGCTTTGTGACAGAATTGCAAACGCTTCTTGCTTGTAAATCCAAACTACCGTCCATCTTTCAGAGCTCAGTGTTGCAGGGAATCATGGTGTCTCATAGTGAGGAAGACTTGCTGTGCATCCGAGTAGCCTATTTGAAGCTAACAGGTGCTTCCCTTTACACATCCCTACAGGTgggtcacacacaaacaggtggAAGATTTATCAGGAAATAACcacatgttgcatttcttttcttttcttatttttattgaaatgaGACTTTGAAAGAGCAGCGTGGCGTCATACAACTTTTATATTTGCATTCTGACAACAGAAGCAGTTCAAGGGAGACCATCTGCAGGCTCTGCTGGCCGTCTGCCGCTCAGAAGACTAAACAGAATAAATGTTGAAAGAACGTTTACGGAAGGccaagtatttattttttttcatttttttattttgcagcaATTCACTCAATGTTTGGTGCCAAATTGTATCATTTTTTTATGAGGCGATTTTACATTTTAGCTCAACTTTTCATCTTTTCTAGACTTGTTAGAAATTCTCAAGTTGAGTAAAATGGATCTGAAATGTGAGTAAAAGCAAAAGTCAGCCATTAAGGTACGGCTCCAGTCTCCAGGTTCAAGGTGCAAGTTAAGGTTACAGTGAAATTATGAAAACAATTAATCTATTACTTATTAAATAgcttaaaaatgtgtgttgtaactgaaaacaacaaaaaaaagttgaatgaaatacaaataaattcattcattcaaattCTTGCATTCTTTCATTacaacatttgtttttctaacaaCGACATTTAATAGAAAATGTTGACGGGAAATTGCAAAACGTGCATATATTACTATAAAGTAGTGAGACATTGTACGCAGTACTTTTACAAACATATTTCACATTTCCTAGATGAGGTTCAGTTTcttaatttaaacattttaattactcCGCTTTAGTTAGATTACACATACCGGTATATAGCTGAGAATCAATCTGTATCTGCAAAGTCAGTCTCATTTGAGTTAATCTGATTCTTTCTACAACATTTTTGGAAGACAATCAAAGCACCCAGAGCACCGCAGACACAAGAGGGAACAGCAGCGAAGCTGTGAGGACTGAGCCTCCGTTACCCGGGGTGGTCTGAGGAGTTGTTGTTGCATTGGTGACGGTGGAATTCACTGTGGTGACTTCGGGGCCCATTGTAGTGTTGGCTGTGCCCATTGTGGTGGTCCTGGTGTCCATTGTAGTGCTGGCTGTGCCCATTGTGGTGGTCCTGGTGTCCATTGTAGTGCTGGCTGTGCCCATTGTGGTGGTCCTGGTGCCCATTGTGGGGTTGTTAGTGCCTTCTAGAGTGGTGTTAGGCGTTGTGGTGGTGCTGGGGCGAGGGGTGGATTCGGCATTGGACTGCAGCGATAGAGCATACATAAGGTTAGATAGAAAGTCTTTACTAAGATAGATTTAACagtgcagcagatggagggtTAAAGAAATCAAAGCTAGTTTTTTCTGCTGCACAATCAGAACATCTTTTCAAAGTTTCCAAAGTTTCTTTTCAAAATCTAACTTGAGTGAGTGCAAATTTAAATGAGACTTTTTACATCAGCTACAAGCAACTcggaattaaaataaatataaaactgaaTCATAAAAATGACGTTTCATCATGTTCGAGTTAACAGCAAAAATGTACTGAACAGTCACATCACTCGCATTAGGGTAGTAAGTGTTGAAATCCAACAATACCATTCTTAAATAGAATTCATAAATAGGGGATAAAATTCACACTTAAATGTATATCGCATTTAGAACTCATCATAAACATGAAAGTCCGTTGTAGCTCATTTGCTTTTTCtaattttagtttattttttttaaagtatgttGTAATAAATAATGTTGGAATGTTGATTTTTAGATAAATGCTAAACAAAATTCATATGTAGTTACCTTTGCCAGCAGCAACAGTGAACAAATTCCCAGGATCTTCATgttggagagagaagaggagctgaagcgGAGATGTTGAAATGTCCTGTTCTGTGTATGTTCTCTGGCTTTATCTTGGTCAACAAGGAAATTCTTGCTAAAATACGCAAGAAAAAAGGGGTGGAGGAAATTTATAACGTGCAATATACGTCTGGGACATAGGTCTGGGAACAGGAAGCTGGTTAAGTTGGATTATAATAGCTGAAATTGGTCACTAATTTACCAGTAGTCAATAATAAATGCAAAATCAATGCTGCAATATATAGGTAGATAGATACCAGACACCAGAaaacagtggtggtgatagtagcaatcccaagtgatagcagcATCAGGAATAAGGAAGTTgggaagctggagaaataccaagggctgtaagaggagatagagagaatgtggattatgaaggcaacagtagtgattgggacactaggggcaatagtccccaagctgagtagatggctccagcaGATACTAGAAACCACATCAGAGGGCTTTGTCCAGAAGAACGCAGTCCTAGGatcagctaagatcctgcgcagaaccctcagagtcccaggcctctggtagaggacccgggtctgaaggaggcaccgcccaggagggcgaggaagagatttttataCATAAATCTCTCATCATCTTCTACCTTCATTTTGAGCTAAAACGTCCGTTGCCCATTTCTGAACACTAGTGAACACTAAACTACTTTTAAAAATTTTCCGATTGGATTTTATTAACTTGTGTCCAGTTTCACAACTTTAAAAACTACAAATGAAAATGATAAAGCAGCAATGAGGAAAATCATTCATTGTTTCTTCAGGTCAATATTTGACAATCTGACAAACAAAAGATTGCTCTCAAGACCAAATGTCACTCTCAGTCAGGAGAAATTATACTGTGGACTTTGGACATGTTAACTATGAAGTAAACATGTAAAAGgaatgaattattattattctgatATTACCCTGATtaacattttatacacttttgaAGATGTCAAGAAACAGATCATAATTAATCCTGTTATGTTTAATTGGTTTTAACATATTAATGGTTATAACATTATTCCACAGAAccaattcttcttcttctccttcttcttcttcttcttattattgcatttcaaacacagaaaaagtaCAATATTCTTTATTGATGATGTTGCCTGTAACAGTCAGAACAAATCAAATATTTGACTTTATTGGAATGCCGTTCCATCAAATCACACAATATTACAGTTGTCTGCATGCCTGCAAAAGACAAATGTCCATTCTGGTGCGTCTGTAACATAATTAATCACAATCTTTTTCTGATTTTAGTCAAAGTCTGATCTAAGATCCCAGAGGTGAGACCAGGTCATCAGAATTGAGAAGCCCTGATCTTTGGAgctattcatttaaaataaaacacagatttcaaATCAGTGTGGTAACAAAATCTGTAAAATCACTGTGATTCCAGGACCTTAAATCCACTGACCCTAATCCAACCCTCATTCATCCACAATTATGGTTTTTCGGCACTTGGTCTGTGTTGTTTGGACTTTGGCCTTTCTGCTGATGGCCAGACAAGCTAAAGCTCTGAAGGGCTTTCAGTAAATAGTATG from Takifugu rubripes chromosome 12, fTakRub1.2, whole genome shotgun sequence harbors:
- the LOC115251723 gene encoding mucin-2-like isoform X2 codes for the protein MKILGICSLLLLAKSNAESTPRPSTTTTPNTTLEGTNNPTMGTRTTTMGTASTTMDTRTTTMGTANTTMGPEVTTVNSTVTNATTTPQTTPGNGGSVLTASLLFPLVSAVLWVL
- the LOC115251723 gene encoding nucleoporin NSP1-like isoform X1 gives rise to the protein MKILGICSLLLLAKSNAESTPRPSTTTTPNTTLEGTNNPTMGTRTTTMGTASTTMDTRTTTMGTASTTMDTRTTTMGTANTTMGPEVTTVNSTVTNATTTPQTTPGNGGSVLTASLLFPLVSAVLWVL